One Gloeomargarita sp. SKYB120 genomic window, CCCGCAGCCAGCCGTTGATCGTAATCGCACTCTGGGCAAAGTTCCCACTGGTGATGTGGCTGATCGTGCCGTCGGGATTCACGGTGCCCCAGATGTCCGACTGCATCTTCCAGGAGAAGTGGAAGATAGCGATCGACAGGGAGTTGTACATCCAGAACAGCCCTAGGAACACATGGTCCCAGCCCGACACTTGGCACGTGCCGCCCCGCCCCGGACCATCGCAGGGGAACGCAAACCCCAGATTCGCCTTGTCCGGGATCAAGCGGGAATTGCGGGCAAACAGCACCCCCTTCAGTAGGATGAGTACCGTTACGTGGATGGTAAAGGCATGGATGTGGTGCACCATGAAGTCCGCAGTGCCCAACACCATCGGCATCATCGCCACTTTGCCGCCCACCACCAGGGTCTCACCCCCGAAGATGGGACTCACCCCGGCGCTCGCGTAAGGAGCCGTCGCCCCCGCCGCTGCCGCGTGCAACCCTTGAATCCACTGGGCAAACACCGGCTTCAGTTGAATCGCCGTATCCGAGAACATATCCTGGGGCCGTCCCAGCGCCCGCATCGTGTCGTTGTGGATGTACAGGCCAAAGCTGTGGAAGCCCAGGAACAGGCACACCCAGTTCAGGTGGGAAATGATGGCATCCCGGTGCCGGATCACCCGGTCCAACACGTTATTGACATTCTGCGCCGGGTCATAGTCCCGCACCATGAAGATCGCCCCGTGCGCACCAGCTCCCACAATCAGAAAGCCCCCGATCCACATGTGGTGGGTAAACAGGGACAACTGGGTGGGATAGTCCGTCGCCAGGTATGGGTAGGGCGGCATCGCGTACATGTGCTGGGCCACGATGATCGTCAGCGACCCCAGCATCGCCAGGTTGATCGCCAACTGGGCATGCCACGAGGTCGTCAGGATTTCATAGAGCCCTTTGTGACCCGTCCCCCCAATCAGCAAGGGGTCTTTGTGGGCCTCCAGGATTTCCTTCATGCTGTGGCCAATTCCCCAGTTGGTGCGGTACATGTGACCGGCAATAATAAACAGCACCGCCAGCGCCAAGTGATGGTGCGCCGTATCCGTCAGCCACAGACCGCCCGTCACCGGGTTCAGGCCGCCTTTAAAGGTCAGGATGTCTGCGTAGGCACCCCAATTCAAGGTGAAAAACGGCAATACCCCACTCAGACCACCCCAAGGCACATTCGGGAACACATCCGCCATCAAATTGGGGTGCAAAATCCACTCGTGGGGCAAGGGAATATCCGCCACCGAGGCAATCACCTTCCCGCCAACAGTCAGCGGTTTCCCCGCATCAATCGCATCTAAACAGGCATTAATCGGCAAGGACACATGAATTTGCTGCCCGGCATAGCCTAAGCACCCCAGGCCCAGCAGACCCGCCAAGTGGTGGTTCAGCATGGATTCCACATTCTGGAACCACTCCAGCTTAGGCGCCGCCTTGTGGTAGTGGAACCACCCGGCAAACAGCATCAGGGCCGCCATCACCAGCGCCCCAATGGCCGTGCAGTACAGTTGAAATTCATTGGTAATCCCATTGGCCCGCCAGAGTTGGAAGAACCCAGAGGTAATCTGAATCCCCTGGAATCCGCCCCCTACATCGGCGTTGAGAATCTCCTGCCCCACGATGGGCCAAACCACCTGGGCGCTCGGCTTGACGTGCAATGGATCCGCCAGCCAGGCCGAATAGTTGGAAAACTTCGCCCCGTGGAAGTACATCCCGCTCAGCCACACAAACACCACCGCCAAGTGGCCAAAGTGGGCGCTGAAAATTTTACGCGAGATGTCCTCCAGGTCGCTGGTATGACTATCGAAATCGTGAGCGTTAGCGTGCAGATTCCAGATCCAGGTTGTGGTCTTTGGCCCCTTGGCCAGACTCCGGGAAAAATGCCCTGGTTTGCCCCACCGCTCGAACGACGTGGGCACCGGGTCCCGGTCCACGACCACCCTGACCTTCGCTTCCCGCTCCGGTGGACTGATGGTCATTAGAACGCTCCTCTCCTAGTACGGCAAGGACTAGACGGTGTCACTTCCCCAGAACCTTTGCTCACAATGGCAAAAAGTTCTGACTCTGAGCCTACATAGGGTATCCCCATTTCAGCTCAGTAACACCGTGAACTTAGTCAGCATTATAGGCTCCCATCGCCGTCCGGTTCAGAGCGTTAATAATAGTTAAACTCCCTGTCCCTTCCCTGCTACTCGCCCTGGCTATTGTCAAATAAATTTACACAAATTCACAAATTTTTACATTTCTGGTGGGTAAGAGCGTCAGTAGCAGCCTGCTCGCAAACGCAGACCTAGCTTGGCACCTTAGTGGAGCTAAGCGGACTCGAACCGCTGACCTCCTCAATGCCATTGAGGCGCTCTACCAACTGAGCTATAGCCCCCCAAAGCCGCAGAGTCTATTATGGCATATTTTTCCCCTGGCTCCGGCGCTGGCGAAACCAGGCTTGTAGCACGTCCCGGCATTCCGCCGCTAGCACCCCCCGAATCACCGGAAAGTGATGGTTTGAGGCGCGGCTGGTGGGAATTTGGAGCACACTGTCAATCGCCCCAGTTTTGGGATCGGGTGCACCGTACACCAACTGTCCAATGCGGGCGTTCACCAGAGCGCCGGCGCACATGGGGCAGGGTTCTAAGGTGACGTACAGCGTGCAGTCTGTGAGATACCAGGTGCCTAGAACCTGACCGGCCTGGCGCAACGCCACGATCTCTGCATGGGCGGTGGGGTCGTGGGTGCGCTCTCGCTGGTTTTCGCCTTGCGCGATACATACCCCTTGGGCGTCCACAATCACCGCACCAACGGGAACTTCTCCGGCTTGACCCGCCTGGACAGCGAGTGTCAAGGCCAGCCGCATCCAATCCTCGTGACTGGGCACTAGGCGGGCGTCAGTTGGGCCACTTTGTCCCGCAGCGCGTTCATCAGGGACTCAAACGACTCGGTGAATTTCAAAATCCCCTCCTCCAGCAGCTCCGCCATCACCTTGTCCAGGTCAATCCCTAGGGCTTGAACTTTGGCTAGTATGGCTTCGGCCTGGTCAAACCCATCCCGCAGGTGGTCGCTGATTTGGCAGTGGTCGGCGCAGGCCTCGATGGTTTCCGGCGGCAGGGTATTGACGGTATTGGCCCCCACCAACTCCTCGACGTACATCACATCGCTGTACTGGGGATTTTTGGTGCTGGTGCTAGCCCACAGC contains:
- the psaA gene encoding photosystem I core protein PsaA; this encodes MTISPPEREAKVRVVVDRDPVPTSFERWGKPGHFSRSLAKGPKTTTWIWNLHANAHDFDSHTSDLEDISRKIFSAHFGHLAVVFVWLSGMYFHGAKFSNYSAWLADPLHVKPSAQVVWPIVGQEILNADVGGGFQGIQITSGFFQLWRANGITNEFQLYCTAIGALVMAALMLFAGWFHYHKAAPKLEWFQNVESMLNHHLAGLLGLGCLGYAGQQIHVSLPINACLDAIDAGKPLTVGGKVIASVADIPLPHEWILHPNLMADVFPNVPWGGLSGVLPFFTLNWGAYADILTFKGGLNPVTGGLWLTDTAHHHLALAVLFIIAGHMYRTNWGIGHSMKEILEAHKDPLLIGGTGHKGLYEILTTSWHAQLAINLAMLGSLTIIVAQHMYAMPPYPYLATDYPTQLSLFTHHMWIGGFLIVGAGAHGAIFMVRDYDPAQNVNNVLDRVIRHRDAIISHLNWVCLFLGFHSFGLYIHNDTMRALGRPQDMFSDTAIQLKPVFAQWIQGLHAAAAGATAPYASAGVSPIFGGETLVVGGKVAMMPMVLGTADFMVHHIHAFTIHVTVLILLKGVLFARNSRLIPDKANLGFAFPCDGPGRGGTCQVSGWDHVFLGLFWMYNSLSIAIFHFSWKMQSDIWGTVNPDGTISHITSGNFAQSAITINGWLRDFLWAQSSQVIGSYGSALSAYGIMFLGAHFIWAFSLMFLFSGRGYWQELIESIVWAHNKLKVAPAIQPRALSIIQGRAVGVAHYLLGGIVTTWSFFLARIIAVSG
- the tadA gene encoding tRNA adenosine(34) deaminase TadA; amino-acid sequence: MPSHEDWMRLALTLAVQAGQAGEVPVGAVIVDAQGVCIAQGENQRERTHDPTAHAEIVALRQAGQVLGTWYLTDCTLYVTLEPCPMCAGALVNARIGQLVYGAPDPKTGAIDSVLQIPTSRASNHHFPVIRGVLAAECRDVLQAWFRQRRSQGKNMP